Proteins encoded in a region of the Amyelois transitella isolate CPQ chromosome 9, ilAmyTran1.1, whole genome shotgun sequence genome:
- the LOC106143254 gene encoding CTP synthase, which produces MPDKMKYILVTGGVISGVGKGVIASSFGTILKSCGIDVTSIKIDPYINIDAGTFSPYEHGEVYVLDDGGEVDLDLGNYERFLDITLHRDNNITTGKIYQQVIERERRGDYLGKTVQVIPHITDAIQEWVQRVAHIPVTAENTPPRVCIVELGGTIGDIEGMSFVEAFRQFQFRVKRENFCCAHVSLIPMPKATGEPKTKPTQSSVRELRGLGLSPDLILCRSEKPINHTVKEKISNFCHVAPEQVICIHDLSSVYHVPLLMEAEGVVKYLNERLQLNISMPRPGRFMQKWRNLAKRVDNLRKEVNIALVGKYTKLEDSYASVTKALQHACIASGCKLNLTYIEAVNLEKQMKIDDPVNYHKAWQDLCKSDGVIVPGGFGQRGMEGKIEACQWCRETQKPMLGICLGLQAAVIEFARNVLGLKAANSTEVDPNCEDKLVIDMPEHHPGNLGGTMRLGKRKTYLEPSLITRLYNKEIIEERHRHRYEVNPEYIEQLEAAGLRFVGKDETKTRMEVAVVDTHPYYVAVQFHPEYLSRPLSPSPPFLGLILASLGKLKSYMSKGCRFSPRNQSDVSSDEEDILSLIDDCKLVENGKPINGVKND; this is translated from the exons ATGCCtgacaaaatgaaatatatattggtTACTGGAGGAGTAATAAGCGGCGTAGGAAAAGGTGTAATCGCCAGTTCTTTTGGAACTATTCTCAAGAGCTGTGGCATTGATGTTACATCAATTAAAATCGATCCTTATATAAATATCGATGCTGGAACTTTCTCACCGTACGAGCATG gTGAAGTTTATGTACTCGATGACGGCGGGGAAGTCGACCTTGATCTTGGCAACTATGAACGCTTCCTAGACATCACATTACATAGAGACAATAATATAACAACAGGAAAGATTTACCAGCAGGTAATAGAAAGAGAAAGAAGAGGGGATTATCTTGGGAAAACAGTCCaag TTATACCTCATATTACTGATGCTATTCAAGAATGGGTCCAAAGAGTGGCTCATATTCCTGTGACAGCAGAGAACACTCCTCCAAGGGTTTGCATAGTAGAACTTGGAGGAACTATTGGTGACATAGAAGGCATGTCATTTGTGGAAGCTTTCAGACAATTCCAGTTTAGAGTGAAGAGGGAAAACTTCTGTTGTGCACATGTTTCCCTTATACCTATG ccGAAAGCTACTGGAGAGCCAAAAACAAAACCAACACAGTCTTCTGTGCGTGAACTTCGCGGCCTGGGTCTGTCACCCGATCTAATATTATGTCGTTCAGAAAAACCAATCAATCACACTGTTAAAGAGAAGATTTCTAACTTCTGTCATGTTGCACCAGAACAG GTAATTTGTATTCATGACCTAAGCTCTGTATACCATGTGCCCTTGCTGATGGAAGCGGAGGGTGTCGTAAAATACCTTAATGAGAGGCTGCAACTTAACATTTCAATGCCACGTCCAGGAAG ATTCATGCAAAAATGGCGGAATTTAGCAAAACGTGTGGATAATCTAAGAAAAGAAGTAAATATTGCACTAGTCGGGAAGTACACGAAACTGGAAGATAGCTATGCTAGTGTGACCAAAGCTTTGCAGCACGCTTGCATAGCGTCAGGGTGTAAACTAAATCTCACCTATATTGAAGCTGTGAATTTGGagaaacaaatgaaaattgatGACCCAGTGAACTATCATAAAGCATGGCAGGATCTGTGCAAAAGCGA TGGTGTAATAGTACCTGGAGGTTTTGGTCAAAGGGGTATGGAGGGTAAAATCGAAGCCTGTCAATGGTGCCGTGAAACACAGAAACCCATGTTAGGCATTTGTTTGGGATTACAAGCGGCTGTCATAGAATTTGCGAGGAATGTGCTGGGTTTGAAAGCAGCAAATAGTACCGAAGTGGACCCGAATTGCGAGGACAAATTAGTGATAGACATGCCTGAACACCACCCTGGTAATCTTGGCGGAACCATGAGGTTAGGCAAAAGGAAGACGTATTTAGAACCTAGTCTTATCA CTCGGTTATACAACAAGGAAATAATAGAAGAGCGACACCGGCACCGCTATGAAGTGAACCCGGAGTACATAGAGCAACTAGAGGCGGCCGGGTTGAGATTTGTCGGCAAAGACGAGACTAAGACTCGAATGGAAGTGGCCGTGGTCGACACGCATCCGTACTACGTAGCCGTGCAATTCCATCCGGAGTATTTGTCACGGCCATTGTCGCCTAGCCCGCCGTTTTTGGG GTTAATCCTAGCTTCCCTGGGCAAGCTCAAGAGTTATATGTCCAAAGGCTGCCGGTTCAGTCCGCGGAACCAGTCTGACGTCAGTTCag ATGAAGAAGACATACTTAGTTTGATCGACGATTGCAAACTAGTCGAGAACGGTAAACCAATAAATGGTGtcaaaaatgattaa
- the LOC106143234 gene encoding U1 small nuclear ribonucleoprotein C produces the protein MPKYYCDYCDTYLTHDSPSVRKTHCTGRKHKDNVKFYYQKWMEEQAQHLIDATTAAFKAGKIAQNPFGNKGAAIPPPWDPSVMGPGGPRPPVPAPGGPPGMLPPPSMGPGGPMAPPMMMGPHGPMPPMMGMRPPMMGPLMGPMGPMGPMGQMRPPLMNGPPMNK, from the coding sequence atgccTAAATATTATTGTGACTATTGTGACACATATTTAACACACGACTCACCCAGTGTGCGGAAGACACATTGTACAGGTCGAAAGCATAAAGACAACGTGaagttttattatcaaaaatggATGGAAGAACAAGCTCAACATCTTATAGACGCCACTACAGCGGCCTTCAAAGCTGGAAAAATTGCACAAAATCCATTTGGAAACAAAGGAGCAGCTATTCCTCCTCCTTGGGATCCTTCTGTAATGGGTCCAGGAGGACCTAGACCTCCAGTTCCTGCTCCCGGAGGTCCACCGGGAATGTTGCCGCCACCTTCAATGGGACCAGGCGGCCCAATGGCACCTCCTATGATGATGGGTCCACATGGACCTATGCCTCCGATGATGGGTATGAGACCACCTATGATGGGGCCTTTGATGGGACCAATGGGGCCTATGGGCCCAATGGGTCAAATGCGACCGCCGCTTATGAATGGGCCACCTATGAATAAATAG
- the LOC106143250 gene encoding mucin-2 has product MPFVQRVVEPRFLSRTSLRDEDGKPKVTDEELQAVTNCTLSNALRQLASLVLLAEDIFSELTTQLQDITERSKLAQTKIEKIGEIVEKYDPKKVPVPEGSLSDFAVRKVHYTASNPLKKGLFTPDTRPASLRNMYEKATTDRLSASILDQLRKDSQYSPFLLCTPVLSSKRRRIYQKVDVDIETHIPSVVEHLRKWTSKEAVGDVTALPDASMRIASCVTLTPDELSEVGSGDDEPIDHRLPSPEEQLRVIASKFPPEVVAIDTSGKFFDRMCSSRKSLHIEPTGETDTVKRRTRTRKPRGKRRNTISGTDQKELREAIAGDTSIAAATEEIEDNTVIRSRSSDLLKKSPIDPVAKKGHFNSLKQWGKNRLKMIGRSPSASRDSFKDSLKTEKVKDSKSQTSQEDNVTQETVTMRKKRPGEEDRRTHQRCASYSSSEKSIGVPSSVPTTATINSGVKLRGTAAQRRLRRAGVREEPHSSSGNWSASSESGRTSIGSEITTTTVPPKSTTSAATSNNSLNLHHGPPSSIISRRRFLNTSGSGSVTSEGTLTPDIIHDLHEDLETSSEFSCDTEGYYTSFHMDSGLKTLKEEEVCPSTPLHTSNALSNSSNSQTLTAENEYELFGKGSTSTTTSSAGTVCTTLMAAGSDRSLVIGPTVPERKSSLSKMMRSRNNNIHSANASLDRSSNSSFSKSPFSSLKYKPVSHSFTEKPIYNHSSPDINEVTTSTITITTNIGNRREITAVAEVHTETELECAKKSTGTSSPDSGHNTSSSPIEDSVSSAHGKNSLSEQDYSESSDLEGTDRIERIRYKTTINSSRIPSLCVITPTNSDDESETSNKDSDSGKKYEFDKPVDTVLKKCASRPKLELPSEERPKEVKPITEVTKAVTKPTTQINLKASLQPFNNLMCKLKGVLPHKLSNKKSPITKDANLTEELYDAGDYVTIADVKNNNQKMNLNNRGIYGNNDIVKKNLQTVLSGKLPDTEYVSLNELPNSLSGSKDYLEHVLDEKPSPVLEEIQRKGAKVTLDSQGQVIFSSDTLKRRKGAHTTFEPGPFVQEINPTTTIIQRETADIVKITDETDFPYEPPSPSSKPTSPQLGKLIIKAPIDPEGPVTTEFVKFPPPKPSTIITASPLTETPVTSRRESRREEETNKHIQELPRVVEAITRTGAYVNIHDAEGVSLSPTKDDLADYRHSSADTPYMNTQQHLIKSQIPAVNLNALNPTLHRYNTAHLRGRHGIINYENSSRPPKEQPKFWTLPKRSVIEQNVPNINTFEHRSTLNYPSNTDGKIQTLNLQQDMRHSTNDESVRISPIDPRTPGSFKSSTPSNKETVVDLSTKLLSPVKSTMTNEELYAVIHKSKKKLNIKDSERAESPALSTISLSPVSSESSLYSKGSQRHPETGYLGDPRTRMSWSPAEKQHMPMPTNSIYAQKENLCTDRYGPVPQTSRLDFKKLLLQHSVKLNTLNPQNRCNKLSAVEQLKISKEKAQIPLTPTTHRTQLNILDLSGSPKTYTHRKIIKPNPQPPSPGRTSALIKDHKNTPKILLSPKSQWRFSSPRSDVLSTPIPEANNEDDNSNSSGEKHECSPNNPPTKTVPIVTNQHFGARRNLIPTNENIIETEKDFPGSIHQGVFPLNSNFGKSNISSHAETIQAKRAEFFNFPPEASPPKLSSFKMPAASSSSKSRSKSSPERGKTSPTTLETAL; this is encoded by the exons cGGAAGGCAGCCTGTCCGACTTTGCTGTGCGCAAAGTCCACTACACGGCGAGCAATCCTCTCAAAAAGGGTCTCTTCACACCCGACACCAG gcCTGCAAGTTTGCGCAATATGTATGAAAAGGCCACGACTGACCGCCTGTCGGCTTCCATCCTCGACCAGCTGCGAAAAGACTCCCAATACTCACCGTTCCTGTTATGCACTCCTGTACTCAGTTCCAAGAGAAGGCGCATCTACCAAAAAGTCGATGTGGATATAGAAACTCACATT CCGTCAGTAGTCGAGCATCTAAGGAAATGGACCTCAAAGGAGGCGGTGGGTGACGTCACGGCTCTACCAGACGCGTCAATGAGGATAGCTAGTTGTGTTACATTAACACCAGACGAACTCTCCGAGGTAGGGTCCGGAGACGATGAGCCCATCGACCATAGGCTGCCCAGCCCCGAGGAACAACTCAGAGTCATCGCTTCGAA atttcCACCGGAAGTGGTTGCGATCGACACATCAGGAAAATTCTTCGATAGAATGTGCAGTTCTCGCAAGTCGTTGCACATAGAGCCTACCGGAGAAACTGACACCGTCAAGCGACGCACGCGCACTAGAAAACCTCGGGGTAAAAGACGAAACACCATTTCGGGCACTGATCAAAAAGAGCTTAGAGAGGCTATAGCTGG TGATACATCAATCGCTGCGGCTACTGAAGAGATCGAGGACAACACCGTCATCAGATCGCGTTCTAGCGATTTACTTAAGAAAAGTCCCATCGATCCGGTGGCTAAGAAGGGTCATTTTAATTCGCTGAAGCAATGGGGCAAGAACAGATTGAAAATGATCGGCAGATCGCCTAGCGCCAGTAGAGATAGTTTTAAGGACAGTTTAAAGACCGAGAAAGTAAAAGACTCTAAATCACAAACGTCTCAAGAAGATAATGTAACGCAGGAAACAGTGACAATGCGAAAGAAACGACCGGGAGAAGAGGATAGAAGAACACATCAAAGATGCGCTTCCTATTCTTCCTCCGAAAAGAGTATTGGGGTTCCTAGTAGCGTTCCGACTACGGCAACAATAAACAGCGGAGTGAAATTGCGCGGCACCGCGGCGCAGAGACGGCTGCGTCGGGCCGGCGTCCGCGAGGAACCGCACTCCTCCAGCGGGAACTGGTCCGCCAGCTCAGAGTCGGGCAGGACTAGCATTGGCTCGGAAATCACCACGACTACCGTTCCACCCAAAAGCACTACTTCGGCTGCGACATCAAACAATTCTCTTAATCTTCATCACGGTCCGCCCAGTTCAATTATTAGTCGCAGACGGTTTTTAAATACCTCCGGGTCAGGTAGTGTTACTAGTGAAGGTACGCTGACTCCTGATATTATTCACGATTTGCATGAAGACTTAGAAACGAGTTCCGAATTTTCATGCGATACGGAAGGTTACTACACTTCTTTTCATATGGATTCTGGtcttaaaacattaaaagagGAGGAAGTTTGCCCTAGCACACCATTGCATACTAGTAACGCACTTTCCAATTCATCCAATAGCCAAACTTTAACAGCGGAAAATGAATATGAACTATTCGGCAAAGGTTCGACCAGTACGACTACTAGTTCTGCAGGCACTGTTTGTACAACCTTAATGGCAGCTGGAAGTGACAGATCATTGGTAATAGGGCCCACGGTTCCTGAAAGAAAAAGCTCTCTGTCAAAAATGATGAGAAGTAGAAACAATAATATTCATAGTGCAAATGCTAGCTTAGATAGAAGTTCAAACTCTTCATTCTCTAAATCGCCGTTTAGTAGTTTAAAGTACAAACCAGTCTCACATTCCTTTACTGAGAAGCCAATTTATAATCACTCTTCACCAGATATAAATGAAGTTACAACATCAACAATTACGATAACGACAAACATAGGTAATCGCCGAGAAATAACTGCAGTTGCTGAAGTACACACAGAAACAGAATTAGAATGTGCAAAAAAAAGTACAGGTACCAGCTCGCCTGACTCTGGCCATAATACATCGAGTTCGCCAATTGAAGATTCAGTATCGAGTGCTCATGGAAAAAATAGTCTCTCGGAACAAGATTATTCAGAATCCTCAGATTTAGAGGGTACTGACAGAATAGAAAGAATAAGATATAAAACTACAATCAACAGCTCCAGAATACCCTCGCTTTGTGTCATTACCCCCACCAACTCTGACGATGAAAGTGAAACCAGTAACAAAGACTCTGATTCGGGAAAGAAATATGAATTTGATAAACCTGTAGATACTGTCCTCAAAAAATGTGCAAGTAGGCCTAAACTGGAATTACCTTCTGAAGAACGGCCTAAAGAAGTTAAACCTATCACTGAAGTAACAAAAGCTGTTACTAAACCTACTACGCAAATTAATTTGAAGGCTTCACTACAGCCTTTCAATAACTTAATGTGTAAATTGAAAGGAGTGCTTCCACATAAACTCTCTAATAAAAAATCGCCAATAACAAAAGATGCAAACTTGACTGAAGAGTTATATGACGCCGGTGATTACGTCACGATAGcagatgttaaaaataataaccagAAAATGAACCTCAATAATAGAGGAATTTACGGAAATAATGACATAGTTAAGAAAAATCTTCAAACCGTTTTATCAGGAAAACTTCCTGACACCGAATATGTTTCGCTAAATGAGCTCCCCAATTCTTTGAGTGGAAGCAAAGATTATTTAGAACATGTACTTGACGAGAAACCTTCTCCAGTACTAGAAGAAATTCAAAGAAAGGGTGCAAAAGTGACATTAGATTCTCAAGGTCAAGTTATCTTCTCATCGGATACGTTAAAACGTCGCAAAGGGGCACATACTACTTTCGAGCCAGGGCCATTCGTTCAAGAGATTAACCCAACCACCACAATCATTCAGCGAGAAACTGCAGATATTGTCAAAATTACAGATGAAACAGATTTTCCTTACGAACCTCCGTCTCCATCTAGTAAACCTACGTCCCCGCAGTTAGGAAAACTTATCATAAAAGCACCTATTGATCCGGAAGGGCCTGTTACTACAGAATTTGTAAAGTTTCCACCTCCAAAACCAAGCACAATAATAACAGCGTCGCCGCTTACGGAAACGCCAGTTACATCAAGACGAGAATCTAGAAGAGaagaagaaacaaataaacatatacaagAACTTCCACGAGTTGTAGAAGCTATTACTAGAACTGGGGCTTACGTTAATATACACGATGCAGAGGGTGTCAGCTTATCTCCGACGAAAGACGATTTAGCAG aCTATCGACATTCCAGTGCTGACACACCCTACATGAATACTCAACAACATCTTATTAAAAGTCAGATTCCAGCAGTAAATCTGAATGCGCTCAACCCCACTTTACATCGATATAACACAGCCCATCTCCGCGGCAGACATGGTATTATCAATTATGAAAACTCTTCAAGACCACCAAAGGAGCAGCCTAAGTTCTGGACTCTTCCTAAACGAAGCGTCATTGAACAAAACGTTCCGAACATAAATACTTTTGAGCATAGGTCAACACTGAACTATCCTTCGAATACAGATggtaaaatacaaacattaaatCTTCAACAAGACATGCGGCATAGTACAAATGATGAATCCGTTAGAATATCGCCTATAGATCCCCGCACACCAGGTTCTTTTAAATCTTCTACACCATCGAACAAAGAGACAGTTGTTGACCTTAGCACTAAACTACTTTCACCCGTCAAGTCTACAATGACGAATGAAGAGCTTTATGCCGTGatacataaaagtaaaaagaaactaaatataaaagattCTGAAAGAGCAGAATCACCAGCCTTATCTACAATCAGTTTGTCTCCAGTGAGTTCAGAATCATCTCTGTACAGCAAAGGTTCACAACGCCATCCAGAAACGGGATATTTAGGAGATCCGAGAACCCGAATGAGTTGGTCACCAGCAGAAAAACAACACATGCCCATGCCTACCAATTCCATTTAtgcacaaaaagaaaatttgtgCACGGATAGATATGGACCTGTACCACAAACATCTAGACTAGActtcaaaaaattacttttacagCACAGTGTTAAGTTAAATACACTGAATCCCCAGAATAGATGTAATAAATTGTCAGCTGtggaacaattaaaaatatctaaagaaAAAGCTCAAATACCTTTAACACCGACAACCCACAGAACGCAACTAAACATATTAGACCTAAGTGGATCTCCTAAAACTTACACACATAGGAAGATAATAAAACCAAATCCTCAACCGCCTTCACCAGGAAGGACTAGCGCGCTGATTAAAGACCATAAAAATACtcctaaaattttactttcacCTAAATCACAATGGCGGTTTTCGAGTCCTAGATCTGACGTGCTGTCTACACCCATACCAGAGGCAAATAATGAAGATGATAATTCCAACAGTTCCGGAGAAAAACATGAATGCTCACCAAATAACCCACCGACAAAAACAGTTCCTATAGTCACAAATCAACATTTTGGGGCAAGAAGAAACCTTATCCcaacaaatgaaaatattattgaaactGAAAAAGATTTCCCGGGATCAATTCATCAAGGTGTATTTCCACTAAATTCGAATTTTGGAAAGTCAAATATTTCATCGCATGCCGAAACAATACAAGCAAAACGTGCagaattttttaactttcCCCCTGAAGCGTCTCCGCCCAAATTATCGTCATTTAAAATGCCGGCAGCTAGTTCGTCGTCGAAATCAAGAAGCAAATCTTCTCCAGAAAGAGGCAAAACGTCACCTACCACCTTAGAAACAGCATTATGA